Proteins encoded by one window of Manihot esculenta cultivar AM560-2 chromosome 10, M.esculenta_v8, whole genome shotgun sequence:
- the LOC110624637 gene encoding putative disease resistance protein RGA3, protein MAEQIPFSIAENLLTKLASIASEEINLVYGFKNDLRKLQTTLSTIKAILIDADEKQEESRAVKDWIRRLKEVVYDADDLLDDVATEGLRRKVEGQGRVVRKVCDFFSSSNQIAFRFKMSHRIKDVRERLDEVAKEMSDFGFIIRKEVGVDMRIKSSWRETDSFVLKSEIIGRDKDKEEIIKSLMCPVNQSNISVAAIVGFGGLGKTALAQLVFNDEKVVNYFDLKLWVCVSEESNVEMLVKLILKSATSKEVPNLSLEQLQIELRQCLEGKKYLLVLDDVWNINNRIWSQLRKYLMVGAIGSRILVTTRSTRVALAMGVDCPYALEGLTEDQSWDLFEMLAFREGTSRVNSNLIEIGKEIAKKCKGVPLAIRTIGAIMQLRSSESEWLSILENELWKVFESDSDIGPVLKLSYDDLPYHLKQCFAYCAMFPKDYEFDEEDLIQLWMAQGYVQSRSQSKDENLEEIGEGYFNELLFRSFFQKEKYCYKMHDLINDLAQSMAGESCFVLDDNTKYVPNRIQHVFSGNLSFEECFKQLKNRGLRTLYCHYYGDKLSLYLDSIFLNCRSIRALSLRCYINKLPDSIGKLKHLRYLGLVGNREISSLPNSICNLYNLQTLILQECWGFQKLPTDMRKLICLRQLIICECHSLEFMPLGLGRLTNLQTLSTFVVGSDEGRRCSSLNELNSLNQLRGTISIQGLENVKNAALESNQVNLKEKKHLQSLSLEWRDSDGGNSELLLDNLHPHPKLKHLDVHCYGGLRFSNWLSSITNLVNITLYECPKCEHLPPLDNLPHLESLDLTLFDSLEYISDEDNLFSALSASTTTFFPSLKFLNINVCRNLKGWWRTCMEAKMVPQFPCLSHLMISYCPNLTLMPTFPSLDMRLDLCDVSIRPLQRTLQMAAMASALPSASSSVTAPFSKLKSLSLHGIENLASLPGEWMQNLSFLEELFVGHGMEISDEDERGIFKWRCLVSLRRLTLSNLSNLVSLPRELQYVTTLQSLSIRRCSNLRALPDWIGNLTALENLNIDDCPELESLSRGIRQITTLQRLSIRGCPRLSESCGHDTAADWPNISHIPNVRIDERDIQKEGRYLL, encoded by the coding sequence atggctgaacaaatcccattCAGCATTGCAGAAAACTTATTAACAAAGTTGGCCTCAATTGCTTCTGAAGAAATTAATTTGGTGTATGGCTTCAAAAATGATCTCAGGAAGCTTCAAACAACTCTCTCCACCATCAAAGCAATACTTATAGATGCTGATGAGAAGCAAGAGGAAAGCCGTGCAGTGAAGGACTGGATAAGGAGGCTTAAAGAGGTTGTCTACGATGCAGATGACTTGTTGGATGACGTAGCAACTGAAGGTTTGCGAAGAAAGGTTGAAGGTCAGGGAAGAGTGGTTAGGAAGGTATGCGACTTCTTTTCTTCCTCAAATCAAATTGCATTTCGTTTCAAGATGAGTCATAGAATTAAAGATGTTAGAGAGAGGCTAGATGAAGTCGCCAAAGAAATGTCTGACTTTGGCTTTATAATAAGGAAGGAAGTTGGAGTAGATATGCGAATAAAGAGTAGTTGGAGGgagacagactcctttgtgttGAAATCAGAAATTATAGGAAGAGATAAGGATAAGGAGGAGATCATAAAATCATTGATGTGTCCAGTGAATCAAAGCAATATTTCTGTAGCTGCAATTGTTGGGTTTGGTGGCTTGGGAAAGACTGCACTTGCCCAGTTAGTGTTTAATGATGAGAAAGTGGtgaattattttgatttgaagttatggGTATGTGTTTCTGAGGAGTCAAATGTTGAAATGCTAGTTAAACTCATCCTTAAAAGTGCAACTAGTAAGGAAGTGCCCAACTTATCTCTGGAACAATTACAAATCGAACTTAGACAATGTTTAGAAGGCAAAAAGTACTTGTTGGTGTTGGATGATGTGTGGAATATAAACAATAGGATTTGGAGTCAATTGAGGAAATATTTGATGGTTGGTGCCATAGGAAGTAGAATTTTAGTAACTACTCGTAGCACACGAGTTGCTTTAGCTATGGGTGTAGACTGTCCATATGCTCTAGAGGGTCTAACAGAAGATCAATCATGGGATCTGTTTGAGATGCTAGCATTTAGAGAGGGGACAAGTAGAGTGAATTCAAATCTAATAGAAATTGGGAAAGAAATTGCAAAGAAGTGCAAAGGAGTTCCACTTGCAATTAGAACTATAGGAGCCATAATGCAACTACGAAGTAGTGAAAGTGAATGGTTGTCCATCCTAGAAAATGAGTTGTGGAAGGTCTTTGAGAGTGATAGTGATATTGGTCCAGTGTTGAAATTGAGTTATGATGACTTACCATATCATTTAAAGCAGTGCTTTGCATACTGCGCAATGTTTCCTAAAGATTATGAGTTTGATGAGGaggatttaattcaattatggATGGCACAAGGCTATGTTCAATCTCGGAGTCAAAGTAAAGATGAAAATTTAGAggagattggggaaggatactTCAATGAATTGTTATTTAGGTCATTTTTCCAAAAGGAGAAGTACTGTTATAAAATGCATGACCTTATCAATGACCTTGCACAGTCAATGGCAGGAGAAAGTTGTTTTGTACTTGACGATAATACTAAATATGTTCCTAATAGAATCCAACATGTGTTTTCTGGAAATTTGTCTTTTGAGGAATGTTTCAAGCAGCTAAAAAATAGAGGATTGAGGACACTGTATTGTCATTATTATGGTGATAAGTTGAGCTTGTATTTAGATAGTATCTTTTTAAATTGTAGGAGCATACGTGCTTTGAGTTTAAGATGCTATATCAATAAATTGCCAGATTCAATTGGAAAGTTGAAACACTTGAGGTATCTTGGATTGGTTGGGAATCGTGAAATCAGTTCACTTCCGAACTCTATTTGCAATTTGTATAATTTGCAAACTCTAATACTTCAGGAATGTTGGGGTTTTCAAAAATTACCAACTGACATGAGGAAATTGATTTGTCTCAGACAACTTATTATTTGCGAGTGTCATAGCCTTGAATTCATGCCATTGGGATTGGGTAGATTAACAAATCTGCAGACTTTATCAACTTTCGTTGTGGGAAGTGATGAAGGAAGGAGATGTTCCTCGTTGAATGAGTTGAATAGCCTAAACCAGCTTAGAGGTACAATCTCCATTCAAGGACTTGAAAATGTGAAAAATGCTGCGTTGGAGTCCAACCAAGTAAATCTCAAGGAAAAGAAGCACCTTCAGTCCTTGAGTTTGGAATGGCGAGATAGCGATGGTGGAAATAGTGAGTTGCTGTTGGATAATCTACACCCTCACCCGAAATTGAAACACTTGGATGTTCATTGCTATGGAGGTTTGAGGTTTTCAAATTGGCTTTCTTCTATCACAAATCTTGTCAATATTACTTTATATGAATGTCCAAAATGTGAGCATCTGCCGCCGTTGGACAATCTGCCTCATTTGGAATCTCTCGATCTTACACTGTTTGATTCTCTGGAGTACATATCAGATGAAGATAATTTATTCTCTGCTTTATCTGCATCAACAACAACATTCTTTCCATCCCTAAAGTTTCTTAACATCAACGTTTGCCGTAATCTGAAAGGGTGGTGGAGAACATGTATGGAAGCTAAGATGGTGCCTCAATTTCCTTGTCTTTCTCACTTAATGATCTCATATTGCCCTAACTTGACTTTGATGCCAACATTTCCATCTCTGGACATGAGGCTTGATCTTTGCGATGTCAGCATAAGACCATTGCAGCGGACATTGCAGATGGCTGCAATGGCTTCTGCGTTACcatcagcctcttcttcagttaCTGCTCCTTTTTCCAAATTAAAGTCTTTGAGTTTACATGGTATTGAGAATCTAGCATCTCTACCTGGTGAGTGGATGCAGAACCTCAGCTTCCTTGAGGAACTATTTGTTGGCCACGGTATGGAAATTAGTGATGAGGATGAACGTGGGATATTTAAATGGAGATGTCTTGTTAGTCTACGACGTCTCACTCTTTCTAATCTATCAAATCTGGTGTCTCTACCAAGGGAGCTTCAATATGTTACCACATTGCAGAGTCTCTCTATCCGGAGATGTTCTAATTTGAGAGCTTTGCCTGATTGGATAGGCAACCTCACAGCACTTGAAAATCTAAATATCGATGACTGCCCTGAATTGGAATCGCTATCAAGAGGAATTCGTCAAATCACCACTTTACAACGATTGAGTATTAGAGGTTGTCCCCGTTTGTCTGAAAGTTGCGGACACGATACTGCTGCAGATTGGCCCAATATTTCTCACATTCCAAATGTCCGGATAGATGAACGTGATATTCAAAAGGAAGGCCGATATTTATTGTAA